One genomic segment of Prosthecobacter sp. SYSU 5D2 includes these proteins:
- the nth gene encoding endonuclease III: MTKSERASYVLQRLGQLYPDPPVPLDHRDAYTLLVAVLLSAQCTDVRVNLITPKLWSLASTPETMAQVPVAEIEKVVKPCGLGPQKAKAIQKLSQILVEKHAGQVPADLALLEELPGVGHKTAQVVMAQSFGIPSFPVDTHIHRLAQRWKLTEGKNVMQTERDLKRLFPIGSWNKLHLQIIFYGREYCSARGCDGTVCEICTTLFPERKKALKTKKA; encoded by the coding sequence GTGACCAAGTCTGAACGCGCCTCCTATGTGCTCCAGCGTCTGGGGCAGCTCTATCCGGATCCGCCGGTTCCGCTGGATCACCGGGATGCTTATACCCTGCTGGTCGCCGTTTTGCTTTCGGCCCAATGCACCGATGTGCGGGTCAATCTGATCACGCCCAAACTCTGGTCTCTGGCTTCCACGCCTGAGACCATGGCGCAGGTGCCCGTGGCGGAGATCGAAAAAGTGGTGAAGCCCTGCGGTCTCGGTCCACAGAAGGCGAAGGCCATTCAGAAACTATCCCAAATTCTGGTGGAAAAACATGCCGGACAGGTGCCGGCCGATCTGGCGCTTCTGGAGGAACTGCCTGGGGTGGGACATAAAACCGCCCAAGTCGTCATGGCCCAGTCCTTTGGCATTCCTTCTTTTCCTGTGGATACCCACATCCACCGGCTGGCCCAGCGGTGGAAGCTGACCGAAGGGAAAAATGTCATGCAGACTGAGCGCGATCTGAAGCGCCTCTTCCCCATCGGGTCTTGGAACAAGCTCCACCTTCAGATCATTTTTTATGGACGGGAATACTGCTCAGCGCGCGGTTGCGATGGGACGGTCTGTGAAATCTGCACCACGCTTTTCCCTGAGCGAAAGAAGGCATTGAAAACAAAAAAGGCTTGA